In Effusibacillus pohliae DSM 22757, the sequence ACCGGCGTGTCGGCCGCCGACACGATCCGGCGGGGGATTCGTCTGCTGCAGGACGTGCAAAATCTGCGGGTCGATCTGCATGTGATTCAAAATGATTTTTACGGCCATATGGTGACGGTCGCCGGTTTGATCACCGGATCGGACATCGTCGCCCAGTTGAAAGACTCTTGCCGGGCGGATCTCGTGATGATTCCGGATATCATGCTAAAAGACGATGCCGATGTGTTCCTCGATGATTACACGCTGGAACAGGTGTCGCAGGAGTTAGGCAAGCCGGTGCTCGTGCTGCCGGCCAACGCGACGGGCCTGGTGAAAGGTTCGCTCGGTATGACGGAGAAGCTCCCGCCGCGCCGGCGTTATGAAGCCACATTGGCGAACGGGGGCATGTTCGGCTGTGCAGGCATCAGGTGACGCCTGCAAGCCATTTTTTTCGGCTTCTCAGTCGATCATCCTGATCTGAAAGGCGGTATTCATAACATGCCAAAACCGGTTGTGGCAATCGTTGGACGTCCGAATGTGGGAAAATCTACACTTTTCAACCGTTTGGCAGGAGAACGGATCGCGATTGTCGAAGACAAGCCTGGGATCACCCGCGACCGCATTTATGCCAGCGCTGAGTGGCTCGATCGCAAGTTTCACATCATCGACACGGGCGGCATTGAAATCGGCAGCGAAGATGAAATCATGCTGCGCATCCGGGAGCAGGCGGAACTGGCGATCAACGAAGCGAACGTGATCATTTTTCTGGTCGATGGGCAGACCGGCTTGACGACGACTGACCGCGATGTTGCGGAAATCCTCTTCCGTTCCAAAAAACCGGTCGTCCTTGCGGTCAACAAACTGGACAATCCGAAAATGCTGGACAACCGGTATGAATTTTATGAATTGGGGCTTGGCGAACCGATCCCGATAGCAGCCGGCCACGGGATCGGTATCGGCGATTTGCTGGATGAGGTGGTCAAGCATTTTCCTGCTGAGGAGGAAGAGGAGTACAGCCCCGAGACGATCAAGTTTGCGATGATCGGGCGGCCGAATGTCGGAAAATCATCGCTGGTCAACGCGATCCTCGGGGAAGAACGGGTGCTCGTGTCGGAAGTGGCAGGCACCACCCGCGACGCAATTGACACGCCGTTTTCCAGAGAAGGGCAGGATTTTGTCATCATTGACACGGCGGGCATGCGCAAACGCGGGAAGATTTACGAAACGACGGAAAAATATTCGGTGATGCGGGCGCTGCGGGCGATCGAACGGTGTGACGTGGCGGTGCTCGTGATTGACGGTGAAGAGGGGATTATCGAACAGGACAAGCGGATCGCCGGCTACGCGCTGGAAGAGGGCCGGGCCATGATTATCGTCGTCAACAAATGGGATCTCGTAGAGAAAGATGACAAAACCGCCCACCGGTTCGAACAGGAAATCCGCAAAGAGTTTCCGTTCATGCCGTGGGCGCCGGTGTTGTTCGTGTCGGCCAAAACGAAGCAGCGGGTCACCAAGATTCTCGATGCGGTTGTCAAAGCGGCGGAAAATCATGCCATGCGGATCCAAACCTCGACGGTCAATGCGGTGATCGAAGATGCCGTGGCGATGACCGCTCCCCCCACCGACAAAGGGCGGAAACTGCGGATATACTATGCGACCCAAGTGGCGGTCAAACCG encodes:
- the der gene encoding ribosome biogenesis GTPase Der encodes the protein MPKPVVAIVGRPNVGKSTLFNRLAGERIAIVEDKPGITRDRIYASAEWLDRKFHIIDTGGIEIGSEDEIMLRIREQAELAINEANVIIFLVDGQTGLTTTDRDVAEILFRSKKPVVLAVNKLDNPKMLDNRYEFYELGLGEPIPIAAGHGIGIGDLLDEVVKHFPAEEEEEYSPETIKFAMIGRPNVGKSSLVNAILGEERVLVSEVAGTTRDAIDTPFSREGQDFVIIDTAGMRKRGKIYETTEKYSVMRALRAIERCDVAVLVIDGEEGIIEQDKRIAGYALEEGRAMIIVVNKWDLVEKDDKTAHRFEQEIRKEFPFMPWAPVLFVSAKTKQRVTKILDAVVKAAENHAMRIQTSTVNAVIEDAVAMTAPPTDKGRKLRIYYATQVAVKPPSFALFVNDPELVHFSYERFLENKLRDAFGFEGTPIRLLIRQKS